The following coding sequences lie in one Spinacia oleracea cultivar Varoflay chromosome 1, BTI_SOV_V1, whole genome shotgun sequence genomic window:
- the LOC110787846 gene encoding protein FAR1-RELATED SEQUENCE 5-like → MPEKVCRDLAPDFDFLQKISKAVWSVEIEPTEFEERWAKVISEFKLENHDWLLQIYDKREMWIPAYFRDLFLCRIMRTTSRSESENNFYTKFTNAHLTFVEFYMRFESALDAQRHTQGENDNSSKHKHPECKTRSAIEKFASEVYTTTVFYEFQDEVESALFSCGLGDFKKEFGLEVYTIGEGIPCRHMVWVWKAKHIHKIPEAYVLNRWCIMACKKPIFDLEGNELEQCVQHVDRKRLLNDLWCEIHSGVSLAQGNELTISALVDNLRSLRLDLESQSSIVDGSSGSVSSKAQDIEFLIGASVPTEILIKPPKVSKNKGTGVHVQGSGSDKPLKSDKEKVVEQSQKKNRLCKGCKKMGYHDIRNCPEKEK, encoded by the exons ATGCCTGAGAAAGTGTGCCGTGATCTTGCACCAGATTTTGACTTTCTACAAAAGATTTCCAAAGCTGTTTGGAGTGTAGAGATTGAACCGACTGAGTTTGAAGAGAGGTGGGCTAAGGTTATTAGtgaatttaagttggaaaaccATGATTGGTTGTTGCAGATTTATGATAAGCGTGAAATGTGGATTCCGGCTTATTTTAGGGATTTATTCTTGTGTCGTATAATGAGAACTACATCTAGGTCAGAGAGTGAGAATAACTTTTATACTAAGTTTACTAATGCACATCTTACCTTTGTTGAATTTTATATGAGATTCGAAAGTGCATTAGATGCTCAACGCCATACTCAAGGTGAAAATGATAATTCTTCTAAACATAAACATCCTGAGTGTAAGACACGTTCTGCCATAGAGAAATTTGCTTCTGAAGTGTACACGACAACTGTTTTTTATGAGTTCCAAGATGAGGTGGAATCAGCTCTTTTCTCTTGTGGTCTTGGTGATTTTAAGAAAGAATTTGGATTGGAAGTTTATACTATTGGAGAAG GGATTCCTTGTAGGCATATGGTTTGGGTTTGGAAGGCAAAACATATTCACAAAATTCCTGAGGCTTATGTGCTTAATCGATGGTGTATAATGGCATGTAAGAAGCCGATTTTTGATTTAGAAGGGAATGAGTTGGAGCAATGTGTTCAACATGTAGATAGGAAGAGATTGTTGAATGATTTGTGGTGTGAAATTCACTCTGGTGTGAGTTTGGCCCAAGGGAATGAATTGACAATTAGTGCTCTTGTGGACAATCTTCGTTCATTGAGGTTAGATTTGGAATCCCAAAGTAGTATTGTTGATGGATCGAGTGGTAGTGTTTCTAGCAAAGCTCAAGATATTGAATTTCTTATTGGAGCTAGTGTGCCTACTGAAATTCTGATCAAACCGCCTAAAGTTTCAAAGAACAAAGGTACCGGGGTTCATGTTCAAGGTAGTGGAAGTGATAAACCGTTGAAGAGTGATAAAGAAAAAGTTGTTGAACAAAGTCAGAAGAAGAATAGGTTGTGTAAAGGATGTAAGAAGATGGGTTACCATGATATTCGTAATTGTCCCGAAAAAGAGAAGTAA